The DNA segment GTCTTCGCCCCACCTGGCCCGAGCGCTGACCCCGCGCGGGTCGCGGCGTACGCCCGGACGCTGCGCGGTGAAGCCGAGCGCACCGGCGCCGCGCTCGGTGAGCCGCGTTGGGACGACGACCGCTACGGCGAGAAGCTCGATCTGCTCTGCGCCGAGAAGGTTCCGGTCGTGTCCTTCGTCTTCGGATGCCCGACACCGGCGGATGTCAGGCGGCTGCACGAGTCGGGGGCGTCGGTGTGGGTGACGGTGACGACAGCCGACGAGGCCGGCGTCGCGGCCGCCGCCGGCGCTGACGCGCTGGTGGTCCAGGGGGTCGAGGCGGGCGGTCACCGAGGCGGGTTCGACGATGAGATGCCCGGTGAGGTCGGGCTGCTGGCGCTACTGCAACTCGTGCGCCGATCCGTCGGCAGCGAGCTTGCGCTGGTGGCCGCCGGGGGCATCGCCACCGGTGAGGCGGTCGCCGGCGTGCTGGCCGCCGGCGCCGACGCCGCGCAGCTCGGAACGGCCTTTCTGCTGTGTCCGGAGGCGGCGACCGTGGCGGTGCATCGCGAGGCGCTCGCGCACGGTGTGGCGCCCACTGCCCTGACGCGCGCGTTCACCGGCCGCACCGCACGAGGCGTCGTCAACCGGTTCCTGCGTGAGCATTCCAGCGATGCGCCGACCGGTTATCCCGAGGTGCATCACCTGACCCAGCCACTGCGGGTGGCGGCGCGGCAGCACGGTGACCCCGATGGCGTTCACCTGTGGGCCGGCCAGGCCTACCCCCTCGCCGAGCCGCTGCCCGCTGCCGAGGTGGTCCACCTGCTCGTCGAGGCCGCGGGCGCCGCGCTGGCTCAGGCGGCCGCCCGGCTGCGCGGCGCCGCCAGTGATCCCCAGGCCGGCTGAGCGCACCGACTTGACAGACCATCTGCCCGGACTTTGGTCTCAGGATGCCTTTCTCTACAAGCTATGCCCTATGACCGACACAAGTCCCTCTGCTGCGCCGTTGTTCCAGATTCGCGCCGAGACCCTGGTCGCGCGCACTCCGGAGCAGGTGTACGCCGTCATCACCGACCTCGGCCGCAGCGGCGAGTGGAGTTCGGAGTGCCGCGGCGGTAGCTGGGTGTCCGGCGTGCCGGCCACGGTCGGGGCGGTGTTCCGAGGTGAGAACTTCCGCACGCCCGAGGTGGTGGCCTGGGCGCCGGTGGTGCGCGGAGAGTGGACCACCGACTCCGAGGTGGTCACCGCCGAGCCTGGCCGCAGCTTCGCATGGGCGATCCGCAACAAGGCCGGTCACAAGCAGCAGAGTGTCTGGGGCTTCGACCTCGAGCCCGCGCCGGAGGGCTGCCTGCTCGTCCACCACTTCCGGATGGGCGACCCGACCGAGGGCATCCGGGAGATCACGTCGGAGATGTCGCCGGAAGACAAGCAGCTGTTCTTCAAGGAGTGGAGCGCGAAGCTGGAGCGCGAGCTCGGCGAGACCGTGCGCCGGCTCAAGGACGTTCTCGAACGGGAGTGACCTGAACGGCAGTGCCTTTGAACGGCAGTGACTCCAAGCGGTTGCACATCACGCCGCGGCGCCAGGTGCGCCAGACACGTCTGCTTGGACGTGTCGACCGAGGAGAGGTTTGACTACTTTGTTGTTACAGCGCATAGCGAATCCCGGCATTCGCTTGGGAACGCTCTTCGACCGCGGCGCAGCTCGGCATCCTGGCAACACGATGACTCTCGATCACGAACTCGACGTCGCTCCGGAGCTGGGGCGGCGGCTGAGCATCGCCCAGGTCGCCGACCTGGTCGCCGAGGTCGCCTCGCGGCTGTGGGCCGCGGGCGTGCGCACCGGTGAGCGCGTGGTGGTCTACAAGACAGACGGCTTCGACATCACTTTGCTGGCCTGCGCCGTCTCCCGCATAGGAGCGGTTCCGGTCCTGCTCTCGCCGATGCTGGACGGCGACACCGTGGTCGAGCTCATCCGTCGCACCGGCAGGCCGTTCCTGGTCACCGATCAGGCCAAGCTTTCTGATGAGCTGCCCGAGACGGTCTTCGAGCTCGCCCAGAAAGTGCTTCTCACCTCGGGGGAAAACCCGTCGGCGACGACGTTGCGGTCGCTGGCCGGCTGCCGGCGGATCGCCGCGGTCACCGTCTCGCCGGACGAGCCTGCGCTGATCACCCACACCTCGGGCACCACTGGCACCCCGAAGCTCGCTGTGCACACCGGCCGCACCCTGCAGGCACGGTACCGGCCGCAGGTGGCGGCGGTGACGCCCTTCTTGCGCAAGGGCGAGACGGTCGCCATCCATGTCTCGTTCGTGCACTCACGGCTGTTCACCGCACTGGCCATCTCCCTGCTTCGCGGCTTCCACATCCTGGTGCTGGTGGACTCAGACCCCGCCAAGGCCGCGGACCTGTTCGCCGAGCTGCGGCCGGGCATCGTGGAGGCCCATCCGAACTCCTTCATGGCGTGGGAGGACATGGCCGATGACCCACGTCGCCCGCTGGCCAATGTCAAGTTCTTCAGCAGCACCTTCGACGCCATCCACCCGCGGACGGTCCATCGCCTGCTCAAGGCGACCGAGCGCAAGGCCCCGATGTTCGGCCAGATCTACGGCCAGAGCGAGGTGGGGCCCGCGCTGTTCCGGGCGTTCACCCGCCGGCACTCCGATCGCGACGACGGCCGGTGCGTCGGGATGCCGTTTCCGGGCATGACCGGCGTTCGGGTGGTCAGCCGCAACGGAATGCCCCCGTCGGAGGAGAACCCGGGCTACATCGAGGTGCGCAGCGACGGGCGGATAAAGACCTATCTCGACGAGCAGGAGCGCTATGACCGCCAGGTCTCTGATGGCGGCTGGTGGCGGATGGGCGATGTCGGGTACCGCACCAAGTGCGGCTGCGTGCACCTGCTGGACCGCGAGGTCGACCTGATCGAGGGGTTCGGCAGCACCCTGGCGGTCGAGGACGCGTTGTTCGGCAAGCTGTCGGAGCTGAAGGAAGTGGTCATCGTCGCCGGTCCCGACGGGGTGGCCGTTCCGGTGGTGTCGGTCAAGGGAGACCAGTCCCTGGACCTTGACGCCTGGCGCAAGGCAGCGGTGGGCCTGCCCCCGATGGCAGACCCGGTGCAGTGGCGGTTGGAGGACCTGCCCCAGACCGCGACCATCAAGATCAAGCGGCTCGAGCTCGCCAAGATGCTGGCGTCCCGGGGCCAGGACGCGTGACCGCCGGTCACGCCGGTGAGGCCGCCCGGATCATCGTCGTCGGCGGCGGCATCGGCGGCTTGGCGGCCGCGCTGAGCGTGGCAAGCGCCGGGCACGAGGTCCTGGTCCTGGAACGGGCCGAGCGGTTCGCCGAGATCGGCGCCGGAATCCAGATCGCGCCCAATGGCATTCACGCCCTGGACGAGCTGGGCCTGGGCGCGACGGTCCGCGCCACCGCCATGCAGATGGACGAGCTCCGTTTCATGGACGGGCTGAGCGACCAGCACGTCACCAGCCTGCCGCTCACCGACTCCTACCAGCAGCGATTCGGCAGTCCCTACCTGGTCGTGCACCGCGCCGAGCTGCACCAGCTGCTGTTGGACGCCTGCTCGGCCGCGCCCGACGTCCAGCTACGCAGTGACTGCGCGGCGACCGGGTATGAGCAGGGCGCGACGGGCGCCGCCGTCGTCCTCAGCACCGGTGAGCGAGTACGCGGCGCCGCGGTCATCGGCGCGGACGGCATCCACTCCGCCATCCGCCGGCAGCTGGTCGGCGACGGTGATCCGCGGGTCTCGGGTCTCACCGTCTACCGCAGCATGGTCGCTATGGAGCAGGTGCCCGACGATCTTCGGCGCCTCAGGTCGGTCTGCTGGTGGGCTGGGCCGGGCCGGCACCTGGTGCACTACCCGATCGCCGGTGGCCGCTACCTCAATCTGGCCGCGAGCCGCGAGAACGGCGTGACCGAACCGCTGGCCGCAGTGCCGGTTCCGGCGGAGTTCGTCCAGGCCGAGTTCGCTCTGATGTCAGAGACCGTGCGCCGGTTGATCGCGCTCGGCGACGGCTGGAAATCCTGGGCGTTGCTGGACCGCGACCCGGTGGACACCTGGGCCGAGGGACGGGTGGCGCTGCTCGGCGACGCGGCGCACCCGATGCTTCATTACACGGCCCAGGGCGCCTGCCAGGCGCTGGAGGACGCGGTCCTGCTCGGTCGCCTGCTGAGGTGTCCCAGCGACCACTTCGCCCAACGGTTTCAGGAGTACACCGCCGAACGCCGGCAGCGCACGGCTCGCATCCAGCTCGCGGCCCGCGAGAGCACCCGGCTGTGGCACCCGCACGGCGCCGAGGCCGAAGCCAGAAACGCCATGCTCGCCGCGATGTCGGCGGAGCAATTGCACGATCACGTCGCGTGGATGCACGACGTGCCCGATTCGCTCGTCACCCAGGTCGCTTCAGTCGGTTGACCCGACGCTCGCGCTTGATCCGGCGTTGCCGAGCTTGCCCAGCTGAAAGGAACGTCAGCGTATGAGCGCCGACAACCAGTTCGAGGTCTGCATCGTCGGTGGCGGCCCGCGCGGGCTCTCCGTGCTGGAGCGCCTGTGCGCCAATGAGCGGGCGGTGAAGTCCTGCGCCAAGCTCGTCGTGCATATCGTCGACCCGGCAGCTCCCGGCTCCGGCGCGGTGTGGCGTCCTGAGCAGTCCGGCCATTTGCTGATGAACACGGTGGCTTCGCAGATCACCGTCTACACCGATGACAGCGCCTCGATCAGCGGGCCGATCGAGCCCGGGCCCAGCCTGTTCGACTGGGCGCAGAGCCTGGCGGACGTGGAAGAGTCAGCCGACTACGACAAGGCGACGCTGGAGGCGGCCCGGCTGCTGGGTCCTGACAACTACCCGACCCGGGCACTTTACGGGCGCTACCTTCGGGACAGCTTCAACCGGATCCTGGCCAACGCCCCGGAGCATCTGAGGTTTGAGGTGCACCGCTCGCGGGCCATCGCGATGGCCGACACCCACGGCGTCCCCGGCGGCCCGCAGGGGATCCGCCTCGAGGACGGCAGCCGGCTGCACGACCTGGACGCGATCGTGCTGGCGCAGGGCCACGTGCCCGCCAAGCTCACTCCGCGGGAGGCCCGCACGGCGAGCCTGGCCCGGATCCACTACCTCACCTACCTGACGCCGGCCAACCCCGCCGACCTGGACCTCAGCGTGGTCCAGGCGGGACAGAACGTCCTGCTGCGCGGGCTGGGTTTGAATTTCTTCGACCACATGGCGCTGTTCACCGTCGGCCGCGGCGGATCGTTCCAGCGCGAGGCCGGCCGGTTGACCTACCACCCCTCGGGGCAGGAGCCGAAGCTTTTCGCCTTCTCGCGGCGAGGTGTCCCTTACCACTCGCGCGGCCAGAACGAGAAGGGCGCCTACGGCCGGCACACCCCGAGGCTGCTGACCCCGGACCACATCGCGAAGTTGCGCAGCGCCTCCGACGAGCGGCCGGTCAACTTCGGCCGGGACCTGTGGCCCCTCATCGCCGTCGAGGTCGAGAGCGTGTACTACGCCACCCTGCTCACCAAGCACGGGCGCGGCGAGGAGGCCAGCGAGCTGACCGAGAGGTACCTGAGCCTGCCGCCGACAGCGGATCGGTCACACCTGCTCGCCGAGTACCGCATCCCCCGCTCGCAGTGGTGGAGTTGGCAGGAGTTGGCCAAGCCCTACGGCGATCGGGTCTTCACCGACCGGGAGGACTTCCGCGCCTGGCTGCTGGGCTATCTGGCCCGTGACGTCGAAGAGGCCGAGACCGGCAACCTCAGCAGCCCGTTGAAGTCGGCCCTGGACGTCCTGCGCGACCTGCGTAACGAGATCCGCCTCGCGGTGGATCACGCGGGGCTGGAAGGCAGTTCCCATCGTGACGATCTCGAAGGCTGGTACACGCCGCTCAACGCGTTCCTGTCCATCGGTCCGCCGTCCTCGCGCATCCAGGAGATGATCGCGCTCATCGAGGCAGGCGTCCTGGAGATCACCGGACCCGGCACCGAAGTCCGGATCGACACCGACAACCCGGCATTCGTGGCGCGTTCGACCGTCGTGCCCGGTCCGCCGATCCGTGCCACGGTGCTGATCGAAGCCCGGTTGCCCGAGCCCGACCTTCGTCGCACCGCCGATCCGCTGCTGGCGCACCTGCTGGAAACCGAGCAGGCGGCGATCTACCGGATAC comes from the Jatrophihabitans sp. genome and includes:
- a CDS encoding FAD/NAD(P)-binding protein, producing the protein MSADNQFEVCIVGGGPRGLSVLERLCANERAVKSCAKLVVHIVDPAAPGSGAVWRPEQSGHLLMNTVASQITVYTDDSASISGPIEPGPSLFDWAQSLADVEESADYDKATLEAARLLGPDNYPTRALYGRYLRDSFNRILANAPEHLRFEVHRSRAIAMADTHGVPGGPQGIRLEDGSRLHDLDAIVLAQGHVPAKLTPREARTASLARIHYLTYLTPANPADLDLSVVQAGQNVLLRGLGLNFFDHMALFTVGRGGSFQREAGRLTYHPSGQEPKLFAFSRRGVPYHSRGQNEKGAYGRHTPRLLTPDHIAKLRSASDERPVNFGRDLWPLIAVEVESVYYATLLTKHGRGEEASELTERYLSLPPTADRSHLLAEYRIPRSQWWSWQELAKPYGDRVFTDREDFRAWLLGYLARDVEEAETGNLSSPLKSALDVLRDLRNEIRLAVDHAGLEGSSHRDDLEGWYTPLNAFLSIGPPSSRIQEMIALIEAGVLEITGPGTEVRIDTDNPAFVARSTVVPGPPIRATVLIEARLPEPDLRRTADPLLAHLLETEQAAIYRIPGQSGMAYETGGLAVTKRPYHLIDGQGRAHPRRFAYGVPTESVHWVTAAGIRPGVDSVILSDSDAIARAILALPPVAEVPLGLQPPTEETDLLGVLV
- a CDS encoding FAD-dependent monooxygenase, with the protein product MTAGHAGEAARIIVVGGGIGGLAAALSVASAGHEVLVLERAERFAEIGAGIQIAPNGIHALDELGLGATVRATAMQMDELRFMDGLSDQHVTSLPLTDSYQQRFGSPYLVVHRAELHQLLLDACSAAPDVQLRSDCAATGYEQGATGAAVVLSTGERVRGAAVIGADGIHSAIRRQLVGDGDPRVSGLTVYRSMVAMEQVPDDLRRLRSVCWWAGPGRHLVHYPIAGGRYLNLAASRENGVTEPLAAVPVPAEFVQAEFALMSETVRRLIALGDGWKSWALLDRDPVDTWAEGRVALLGDAAHPMLHYTAQGACQALEDAVLLGRLLRCPSDHFAQRFQEYTAERRQRTARIQLAARESTRLWHPHGAEAEARNAMLAAMSAEQLHDHVAWMHDVPDSLVTQVASVG
- a CDS encoding SRPBCC family protein, producing MTDTSPSAAPLFQIRAETLVARTPEQVYAVITDLGRSGEWSSECRGGSWVSGVPATVGAVFRGENFRTPEVVAWAPVVRGEWTTDSEVVTAEPGRSFAWAIRNKAGHKQQSVWGFDLEPAPEGCLLVHHFRMGDPTEGIREITSEMSPEDKQLFFKEWSAKLERELGETVRRLKDVLERE
- a CDS encoding nitronate monooxygenase is translated as MGTFTLDTLPSPIVQAPMAGGPSTPALAAAVSGAGGLGFLAAGYKTVDAVRDELVQLRALLAEGLPFGVNVFAPPGPSADPARVAAYARTLRGEAERTGAALGEPRWDDDRYGEKLDLLCAEKVPVVSFVFGCPTPADVRRLHESGASVWVTVTTADEAGVAAAAGADALVVQGVEAGGHRGGFDDEMPGEVGLLALLQLVRRSVGSELALVAAGGIATGEAVAGVLAAGADAAQLGTAFLLCPEAATVAVHREALAHGVAPTALTRAFTGRTARGVVNRFLREHSSDAPTGYPEVHHLTQPLRVAARQHGDPDGVHLWAGQAYPLAEPLPAAEVVHLLVEAAGAALAQAAARLRGAASDPQAG
- a CDS encoding class I adenylate-forming enzyme family protein, yielding MGTLFDRGAARHPGNTMTLDHELDVAPELGRRLSIAQVADLVAEVASRLWAAGVRTGERVVVYKTDGFDITLLACAVSRIGAVPVLLSPMLDGDTVVELIRRTGRPFLVTDQAKLSDELPETVFELAQKVLLTSGENPSATTLRSLAGCRRIAAVTVSPDEPALITHTSGTTGTPKLAVHTGRTLQARYRPQVAAVTPFLRKGETVAIHVSFVHSRLFTALAISLLRGFHILVLVDSDPAKAADLFAELRPGIVEAHPNSFMAWEDMADDPRRPLANVKFFSSTFDAIHPRTVHRLLKATERKAPMFGQIYGQSEVGPALFRAFTRRHSDRDDGRCVGMPFPGMTGVRVVSRNGMPPSEENPGYIEVRSDGRIKTYLDEQERYDRQVSDGGWWRMGDVGYRTKCGCVHLLDREVDLIEGFGSTLAVEDALFGKLSELKEVVIVAGPDGVAVPVVSVKGDQSLDLDAWRKAAVGLPPMADPVQWRLEDLPQTATIKIKRLELAKMLASRGQDA